From the genome of Meiothermus sp. CFH 77666:
ACCATTTCCGGGGGTACGGAATCCTGGGAGTTTGGGCCCGCTGGTTCTCAACCAGACCCGTCTCGTCCTGGCAGGTGCGTTCTGAACTGCCGGAGTAAGTGCGGAGCCCATTGGCTTCATGCGCTTTTGCTGGGGGATCCCTGGGTACACCCGTCGAGCAGCGTTTGGCCAACGGCCCCTTTGGCTACTGTTGGCACATCGTGACGATGGACATGGAGATTCCAATACCTGACAGACGCGAAATGCAGTCCAAATTGGAAAATCCTCAGCGTCTTTACTTTTGCAGACCTCGAGCCTGCCGAGCGTTAGAATAGACGCCTGACTCTATCTCGCCCACCTTACCCGTGCCCGCTATGGATGCCCAGACTGCCCAGGCCATCGAACTGATTCGCTCCCGGATGCCCATTCAGGAGCTGGTGGGGCGGTATGTGGCGCTCAAACCCAGCGGCAAGGGCACCTGGAAGGGCCTGTGCCCCTTTCACCAGGAAAAAACCCCATCTTTTCAGGTCAACGAGACCAAAGGGCTGTGTTACTGCTTTGGCTGTAAAGCGGGGGGCGACATCTTTGCCTTTCTGCAAAAGATTGAGGGCATCGAGTTTCGGGAAGCCTTAGAGCGCCTGGCTCAAGAAACCGGCGTGGAGTTGCCGCAGTACAAAGGGCGCGCTTCTGCACGCAAGGAAGCCCTGCAAATCCTCGAGCTCACCCAGACTTACTTCCGTTCCCACCTTGGGGGTGAAGCGTTGCAATACCTGCAAGCCCGCGGCTTGACCCCCGAGTCCATCGAGCAGTTTGGCCTGGGCTATGCCCCAGCCAGCCGGGATGGCCTGCTCAAGTACCTTCACGCTCAGGGGGTGAGCCCCCAGGAGGCCCTGGAAGCCGGGGTGCTGATGGAGCGCGAGGGGCGCTTTTTTGACCGCTTCCGCAATCGCATCACCTTTCCCATCCAGGACGCCCTGGGCCGCACCGTGGCCTTTACGGCCCGGGCCCTGGCCCAGGACGACCACCCCAAGTACCTCAACTCGCCCGAAACGGCCCTGTTCAAAAAAAGCTTGCTGCTTTATGGCTACCCCCAGGCCCGGGCGGCCATTCGGGAGCGAGGGCGTGCAGTGGTGGTGGAAGGGCTTTTCGATGTGATTGCCCTGCACCAGATGGGCTTTAGCGAGGCGGTGGCGGTGCTGGGTTCCTCGCTCTCTGCCGAGCAGGCCCATCTCCTGAAGCGGGCCGATGCCGCCGAGCTCTACCTCGCCTTCGACGCCGACGAGGCTGGGCGCAAGGCTACCCTGCAAAGCCTCAACCTGGAGATTGCCCGAAGCTTTGTGGTCTATGCGGTGCTGCTCGAGGGCGGTAAAGACCCGGGCGACCTGCTGCTGGTACCGGATGGCAAAGTGCGCTTTGAAGCAGCCCTGAACGCGGCGCTGCCCGAAGTGGAGTACCGCTTCGAGGTGGCCGCCAGTGGGCTGGACTTGCGCCGCCCCGAACACAAACAAAAAGTCCTCGAGGCCCTCAAACCTCGTCTGGTCTCGAGCGAGCCCTTCGACCGGGTGGTGGAAAAGCTCAAGGCCAAGGTGATCGGAGCCCTGGAGCTTTCGCCGCGTGCGCTGGAAGACTATCTGGCCAGGGCGCGGTTCGCTGCAGGACGCCCTACCCCCGGCGCTGCGCCCCTCCGAACCGACCGGGTCGCCAGCCTGGGGCTGAGCCGCCCCGACCTCACCGAAAAGCGCCTGCTGCGCGAGCTGGATGTGATTGCCCTCCTGTACTCGGTGCCCGAGGAAGAGTTTGTGCAGTGGGCGCTGTATGTCGAAGACCACACCTGGCCGCCAGAGGGCAGCCTGCTGGCCGACTTCATGCAGGCGGCCCGTTCCGAACAGGGTAAGAGCCGTATCCTCAAACACTTCGAGCAGCGGGGGGAGGGGGCCCGGCTGATTGATGTGCTCATGAAAAGCCCCAGTTTTGACCAGACCAACCTCGAGGCCCACCTGACCGTGGCCATGGCCCGGGTACGCGAGGTGTACTACGAAATGCGCCTCGACAAACTCAAAACCCAGCTCAAAAGCACCACTGATCTGGACGAGATTCGCGCCCTGACCAAAGACATTCAGGAAGTCTTGCAGGCCATCGAGGCCGAGCGGCGGGTCTACAAGCGCTAAAGGGGTAAGTAATGCTTCCCGGTACCCACCTTGTGCATCGTTATCGCGCTCTACACGATGTAGCCTCTCGTCCGGGCGGCTACTATTCTGTCCAGGACAAAGCTTTTTGAAGTCGGATGGTTAACATACGTGAATAGTGCCCTACCGTGCAGTCCAGCCCAGATCGATCACCTGGGCCGAACCGGTAATGGCCCCTGCCTTGTCGGAGGCCAGAAACAGAGCGTATTCGGCCACCTCCTCCGGCTCGATCAAGCGCTTGATAGCTGCCGGGGCCAGCATCACCTTTTCGATGACCTCGGCCTCGGAGATGCCCAGGGTGCGGGCCTGGTCGGCAATCTGGCTCTCGACAATGCCGGTCTTGACGTAGGCCGGGCAGATGGCGTTGCAGGTGATGCCGTACTCGGCCACTTCCAACGCCACCGTCTTGGTCAGGCCCATCAAGCCATGCTTGGCCGAGATGTAGGCCGACTTGTAGGGACTGGCCACCAGCCCGTGCAACGAAGAAATGTTCAGGATGCGGCCCCACCGGCGGGCTTTCATACCCGGCAGGGTGTACTTGATGAGCTGGAAAGGAGCTGTCAGGAGCACCTGGAGCATCATGTTCCAGGTTTCCTCGGGGTACTCGTCTACCGGGTTGATACGCTGCAAACCGGCGTTGTTGACCAGAATGTCAATGGGGCCCTGCTCGAGGGCCCGCTGGGCGAGCGTCTTGACCGCGGTCTGATCGGACAGGTCGGCCTGGAGAAAGACCCCGCCGACGGCCTGCGCAACCTCGGCTGCAGCAGGGGAGAGGTCGTTCAGGATGACCCTGGCCCCTTCCCTGGCGAACACTTCCGCTATGGCCTTTCCAATGCCGCTTCCGGCCCCGGTAATGAGGGCGGTTTTGCCTTGGAGAATCATGGCTTCATTATCCTGTAAACTTGAACACCTTGGATATTCAAGGAGGTGGGAAGCAGGCTTTTATCACAACCCTCGGATTAGCTTGAGTAGAGGATAGGGATTAGCCGAGAACTTTCTAACCGAGCGCAACACCGGCCACTTTTTGAGGTGCAAGAGGCTCAGGATTACATCTCGTAAGTA
Proteins encoded in this window:
- the dnaG gene encoding DNA primase; the encoded protein is MDAQTAQAIELIRSRMPIQELVGRYVALKPSGKGTWKGLCPFHQEKTPSFQVNETKGLCYCFGCKAGGDIFAFLQKIEGIEFREALERLAQETGVELPQYKGRASARKEALQILELTQTYFRSHLGGEALQYLQARGLTPESIEQFGLGYAPASRDGLLKYLHAQGVSPQEALEAGVLMEREGRFFDRFRNRITFPIQDALGRTVAFTARALAQDDHPKYLNSPETALFKKSLLLYGYPQARAAIRERGRAVVVEGLFDVIALHQMGFSEAVAVLGSSLSAEQAHLLKRADAAELYLAFDADEAGRKATLQSLNLEIARSFVVYAVLLEGGKDPGDLLLVPDGKVRFEAALNAALPEVEYRFEVAASGLDLRRPEHKQKVLEALKPRLVSSEPFDRVVEKLKAKVIGALELSPRALEDYLARARFAAGRPTPGAAPLRTDRVASLGLSRPDLTEKRLLRELDVIALLYSVPEEEFVQWALYVEDHTWPPEGSLLADFMQAARSEQGKSRILKHFEQRGEGARLIDVLMKSPSFDQTNLEAHLTVAMARVREVYYEMRLDKLKTQLKSTTDLDEIRALTKDIQEVLQAIEAERRVYKR
- a CDS encoding 3-hydroxybutyrate dehydrogenase — translated: MILQGKTALITGAGSGIGKAIAEVFAREGARVILNDLSPAAAEVAQAVGGVFLQADLSDQTAVKTLAQRALEQGPIDILVNNAGLQRINPVDEYPEETWNMMLQVLLTAPFQLIKYTLPGMKARRWGRILNISSLHGLVASPYKSAYISAKHGLMGLTKTVALEVAEYGITCNAICPAYVKTGIVESQIADQARTLGISEAEVIEKVMLAPAAIKRLIEPEEVAEYALFLASDKAGAITGSAQVIDLGWTAR